The following DNA comes from Caretta caretta isolate rCarCar2 chromosome 10, rCarCar1.hap1, whole genome shotgun sequence.
TGTGAATATTTTCCCTTGCAACATCTAGTGAACCAGAAAAGCCAGACTGTACGGCCGAATTTCTCTACGCTGCCGATATCCTGCTGGGCTTCTGTATCCAGAGCATCAGACGTGAACAGCGCTAGCTTGGGTTTCAAAGCAGATTTCCCAGGGAGAAAAGTAATTGAAAAGAGAGACACATTCGGGTCTCTGGGAAGAACAATTGCAAATGTTTGGGATGTGAAATAAACTGTAGAATATGGATGATGGGACAGGGGGTGTGTTTCAGCTTACGTGGATTTGAACTTAACAAATGTATTGTTTAATAAGGTGCTCATGGAGTGTTTGCCTTTCCAGCCCTTCAGATTGTGCAGGGACAGGAAGCTGTCAACAGTACTTCAGTAACATTGGGGAATCAAACATTGACCTGCTGCAGAGAGATTCCCCACAGCGGAAACAGCTGCTATTGGAAGCTTTAGCTTGTTTGGTATGCATTCAGTAACATGGATGAACAATCCAGGGTCCCCGGAACTGAATGCTGGGCTGAGATCAATGATTGTGTATCTGCAAACAGGAAAAGGGGCTGAGTTTTAATTCTTAACATTTGACGGAATGAATGTTGCAAATCAACAAAACCCGAACGCTATATTGTAGGCTGCGTGGCCTTTTCCCCAGATCATAGTCTCCAAGGCTGTCAGCTCACACAAATTTCTCCAGCCGCCAGGGTTGTGTGGCCGCAGAGGACAATATACATTTCTCCTGTATGGAACCCAAAGCCGTATGGGATTCAGAATATAACTGCAATGAGACTAGTGTGAAAGTGTCACCACTGACCTGGGTGGGACGGACTCAGAACTGTTCACCTGTGTGGCATAAGCCCTATACGGCTCAGAGCTAACAGACAGTGTCCTTTAGCTCTGTGGTTTTGGAGCAGAGGGATCTGAACTCTATACCCATGAGGGATGAGGTTCTGAGTGGTCACAGACTGTAGTAAAGAGACACCTGTGGAATTCTTCTGTAAGTGGCCATGAATTTGGGATAATGCTACGGAAAGGAAGTGCTCTGGCCCATGTCTTTTAACATATGAATCTCAGATGCTTTGAGAATGGAGAAACAAGTGTCACCTGAAAAAAAAGAGCTGTAGGAACCATTCTGGATCAGCCCAtttgtccatctagtccagtatcctatccTGCCATTGGTCCTGGTAGTCCAGTACCAGAGGAAGGGGTGAGGGATTAGGTCACCGGCAGGACAGGAGAACAAGGAAAGTATCAGGAAAGGTGCTTCCACGAGAAGGCAGACTTGTTACACCAACAaaactgccccacccccagatgcACCTAGCCCAGTGTGCAGTGCTGAACAGGGGAGGcgaaattcctttctgacctctGCAGAACTGAGTCTGTGCCTGGAGGCATGAGGGTTGATTTCCCATATTAGATCCTTAGCCTGCACAGCAAGAACCTCTGCAGAAAGGATAGAGAGGCCCAAGCCACATCTATCCATGAACTCTGGGGAAGCACAGACCCAAATACACACATCACAAGCCTGGCCTCTATCAAAGGCCTGTGGATGAAATTCAAGCCACAATCCAGACCCAAACTCTGTGTCTAGGACTCCCCGCTAGGGAATACGAATGGTCAGGAGCACTGTGAATTCTCCAGAGCTAGTATTCTTCCCTTTTTACTGATCACATCTATTTTATGAACCTAGAAAATTCCTGGCACCCTGGTGAGCGAAGAAAACGCAGAGATTCTGGGCCACTTGGTTTGTGACCTTGGTGAAGAATACATCAGAAGTTCCAATGGGAGTTTGCTGCCACAGTTAAATCAATGTGAATCCTTCGTGCCCAGTCAAGAAGAGGCTATTAGAAATGTCCTCAGCAGCGGAAGCACTCAGTTCGGGTAGGATTGCCATTGGATTTGCTTCCTTTGGGGTTTACAGAGCCGATCAGTTCAGATGAAGCTTCTGGGAACAAGCTTTCCCACCTGTTTCTAGTTGGATCAGAAATATAGTTAGAACAGCCATTTCTCTTAACAGTCTCAGTCCTTCTGAACCTGCCCAACACCTGGAAAGGCAGATGCAAGACAAACTTGGGGTGGAGAGAAATAAGTTAACCAAACTTTTCTGAACCTCAGAGGTTTTGACTCAGATTCAGGTGGCAGTATAGATCTAGGCTGGATGGTCTAATAGTTAAGCATTATTAGCCTGTGAGCTATGGAGACCTGCAGTTCTAGTCCTGGCTGTGACACGGACTGCTGAATGGGAAGTCAttgaatctctctgtgccttcccCCATCTAATGTGAAGGTATCAGTAATTTCTCTGCCTGcagaaagtgctttgtgatccttGCATGAAATGAGCAACTATAAAAATTCAGAGTTCTTTGCTATTCATTCTttgtattaatttaattattaaaacTGGCTCACCGATCCCAGAGTTCATATCCCCAGTGATGACGATTAGCCATGCCCTGTTGGAGAAAAGTGGTGAGAGGATTATATGATGCAAacatttccatatttttttttcaatcaaaatgttaCAAGGCCATAAGACCTGCAGCTCCTAGTACGAAAAGGATCCCAAAGTAGCTCTCCCTCTTCTGGAAGCTGATCAAGCACGATTTTTTGTTTTCAGGCCCCCTTCAAACTGGTCAGCTTCCATCCTGAATGAGCTCAGTGGACTGTTCCATCTATTTGATCGTAATATCTTGCAAAAGATTCCTCAGGTATGTTACCAACAGGCATCTGCCTGCTTCCTGAAGTGTCCAAGGTGTGTGTGCAAAGCCTGACTTTGCTTCCAGTGAAATggatagcaaaactcccattgctgtTACCAGTGCAAAACCAAGCCCCCGTTGCAAACAGCTTTATTTAGTGTGGCTAAATTACTGGCCAGGCTTGGCTTTATAGCACCAGTTTGTGTATGTCGCGAGTGATGTTATTGTGGCAACGGGTACCAGCTTTCCAGTGAAACTGGCAGGAATAGAGATCTAGATGATTATCACACTGTAGATTGAACACGCTAAAGTAATGCTGTAGGTGGTGATTGGGAAAGTTTATGCAACGTTATTTAAATAGAACAGGGAGTACAGGGGGTAGCTACACtttggtgtgggggtgtgtgtgtgcgcaccaCTGCCCTCTAGTGGACAGAACAACACCAGACCTGCTTGAGCCTTTGAAAGTCTCCCACCCCTTCATGCCTGCATCAGTGAAGCGATTTCTTTGGCTCGCCAAGGAATGGTCACTAACACCTGGAGCAGGTGGTGGTGAGTTCAAGTCTCCATAGTTCTTGTAAACATTCAGCTGAGTGACAAGGTTCCTGGCTATGTAAGTGGTCACAGAGAAACACACAGGAGCTGCAAACCTCATACCCCTGctgatttattttctttgcagAACGTTTTAACCCCTTGGCTGAAAAGTTTTATGCATGATTCACCTTTGCCGAGGGAGCAGCTGGCCTCCATTGTTAAAAACCTCCTGCCTTCCAGGTGGAAACGCGCTGCTGGTACGTGGGATGCTACCTCGGCACATCGATTTCAGTCTGACGCTCCTCTGTTTTTAGTTATCCTTGGCCCTAGTGACAGGACTCAGGCTGGTTCTTGTGGGGCCTCCCGTGAACATCTAACCAGAGCTCCGCCTTGCATCTGCCACAACCCTGGGAAACCCCAAACCCACCTGATGACCCAGTTCCATGGAAGGGCCTaggtggctgggggggggtctcctGGCTATTAATAATATCCTGAGTTAGATCTTGGCATGTGGAAACTGAGGAAGGCAAAGGGCTCACTCAGTTGTGCCTGGCTTCGGGTAGGTGAACCAGGAGATTGAGGGGGCCCAAGGAGGCCTTCTCACCCACAGTGTTTGTAccccatggcagagctgggcatatGCCCACCACTTGGAGGGGCTATGTGTGTCAGGTGCGATGGCTGATGCTAGACTCCTCAGAAGgaacagagaggggaagagcCTTCATCCATCCCCTCCCTTCACTCTATTAAAGGGCAGTCTCCGTCTACATTTCTGGAgggtttgtgcaactgctgcagCGCCCCCTAAAGGCACCATTTAGCTCTAATTGTCTTCTCCCGTCTTGGGTTTTCGGGTAACTGATAATGCAGGATTATGAGGCTGTAATTATTCAATGCTTAAAACAAAAGCCCTGTCGCGCTGGAGATGTCTGATACTTGCTTCCACAGAGTGCCCGGCGGATAAGACGATAACAGAGGAGGTGGTAATGGATGAGCTCATGCCTATTTACTATACCCCTGAGGAATTACAGGCCTGTTTGCAGGGTGTCACCCTGGTGGCGCATCTGGCCCAAATGGCGCAGTACCCCTTCACTGATCAGCAAATGGCTGTGCTGAAGAAGAAGCTGGATGAGGTAATGCACAGTGGAAGAACATCAAAGCATCTACTTGTGCATCTGTTTACAAGCTCTAGCTGTCAGGAAAGAGATCCAGAGAGCGTGTCCAGCTCTCTCCTTCCCAAGACGGCTGGAGGAGACGGAGTGAGCTTGTGTCTGAGCATGACCAGACTGCGAGTGTGGGTGAAAGAGTGATGCAGAGAGCGGGTGTGTGCGTGGGTGGGGTACTGGGGAAAGGAACTGGAGCATGTGCAGGGAAAGAGAACAGATCTATTCATTTGTGTACCTGGTAGTCCTGCTTCTCCATTGCCCTACAGCCTTCTGACACCATCAGAAAAATATAGTGAGTTACCATGATTATAATATCCGTTTGTCCACAGATGTATCTCAACGGATACCCTGAGAAGATAATTCCCAACCTAGGGGCCATCTCTTCCTTTGTCACCATCGACGACATTAAAAAATGGAATATAACCTCAGCAAATACGCTTGCCTTCCTGCTAAGCAATGAGCCTCCTGATGAGCAGGTAATAAGCTACCAGCTCAACGTTtacttgtttgtttgggtttgcTCCATGGTTTGGGAGAGCCTTATTTTTGTGGGAGCTGCTTATTTTATTCAAAGTTGGGTGGCCCATCCTGGATCACTGGACCAaccttttgtattttattttcggTTTTGTGCGTAGTGGACATTTGCTtcgctctggggggcaggggagggaggaatactTCCAGGTGAttcaacttctttttaaaaacatttgtagGCTGCTGTAATTATCACAAAATACACTGACTTGGGAAACCCACTGAACGTCACTGCTCTGAATGCAATTGGTACAAGATATATATGCCTTCTGTCAGAGCCCCAGTTGAAAATGATAGAGCCCAGCAACCTCAAGTGAGTGAAGGATCCGAccttctttgtttcttttctcttcatCAAACACAAACTAATCCAGGAAGCAGCGTGAACTACAATGGTGGTTAGTACCTAGATGTCAGGAACTGtactcccaactctgccacttgGGAGATGTATGacccttgggcatgtcacttgaCTTAACTTCTCTCTGACTATTGGCTTATTTTCTTCTTTACAACCCTTGACTTTTCTCAGTGGGTACTGGGGCATAGGGTTCTCATGTATAGCAAAAAGAAACTCTAATAATTGTCCATGATGGtgcaagatttccaaagggagaAGTGATGCAAGCTTTTATCTGCCCAAATCTTCCCTTTCCTCAGAATGGCCAAGTCACTGGACCCTTCCGCCTGCCCTCAGTCTACAAAAGACATCCTGTACCCCAAAGCTAAACAAGCTTTCTCCGACCAACGCAACCAGTTCCCGGCTTATTACAACCTCATCAAGCCATATCTAAGTACGCAGAAGGACTCCCTGATCAACATAAAGCAGTCCTGACAGTCAAGATGGGCTGAGCCTTCCGGTTGAGTCCAGATCAGAACTTCCGCAGAGTTTGagagtgtttggatctgggacGTGAAGGTTCGGGAGGGCTGGATCGGAGGTGTTGGTTTCAGGCCCTTTTATattttacag
Coding sequences within:
- the MSLN gene encoding mesothelin — encoded protein: MHDSPLPREQLASIVKNLLPSRWKRAAECPADKTITEEVVMDELMPIYYTPEELQACLQGVTLVAHLAQMAQYPFTDQQMAVLKKKLDEMYLNGYPEKIIPNLGAISSFVTIDDIKKWNITSANTLAFLLSNEPPDEQAAVIITKYTDLGNPLNVTALNAIGTRYICLLSEPQLKMIEPSNLKMAKSLDPSACPQSTKDILYPKAKQAFSDQRNQFPAYYNLIKPYLSTQKDSLINIKQS